From the Phycisphaerales bacterium genome, the window CGGCATCGTGGGCGGCATGGAAACCTGAAAACAAAGACCACGACAGTACAACCACGGACACTTGGTCCTAACAGGGTCAGGCGTTAGATATAAATTTCGTCGCCAAGGCAAAATATGCCAAGTATTATTATTCCAGCATATAACGAAGAATTTTCCATCAAGCGCACGCTGCTTGGTGTTCTTGCTGATGCTGCAGATGATCTTGAGATCGTAGTTGTTGCGAATGCCTGCACGGATCGCACCGAAGAGATTGCCCGTTCATTAAGCCCACGCATCAAAGTGATCTCCACAGATGTACCAGGAAAATGCAATGCGATAAATCTGGGAGAGGAACATGTTACTACGTTTCCGCGCATTTACTTAGATGCTGACATACATCTTGCCCCTGGCGCCGTTACAGAACTCCTCACACTCTGCGGCCGCCCCCACCCCATCGTGTCGCCCCTGCCTGTCTATAACATGCGAAATACATCACTTCCTATGCGACTGTTCATGCGAGCAGAGTCTTTTAACCATTACTTTGGACACGGCGCCCCCAATGGCAGCGGATGTTTTGCACTCACAGAAGAAGGCCGCCACCGATGGGGACGCTTTCCAGACATTATGGCTGATGATGCTTTTGTACATGGCCACTTCAAACAATTTGAGGCCATTACTGTGCGCGAAGCAGTGGCGACTGTCATGCCACCGCGGGACATCAAGGCGATGATCAAGGTACAGGGACGTGTTCGCCGCGGCATCTATGAACTCTTCCAACACTATCCAGAACTCACCGATAATCATGAATCACAGGTTGCCAGCTCGCTTGTGCGAATGCTCATTCGCCCCTGGGAATGGCCATCGCTTGCCATTTATGC encodes:
- a CDS encoding glycosyltransferase family 2 protein; amino-acid sequence: MPSIIIPAYNEEFSIKRTLLGVLADAADDLEIVVVANACTDRTEEIARSLSPRIKVISTDVPGKCNAINLGEEHVTTFPRIYLDADIHLAPGAVTELLTLCGRPHPIVSPLPVYNMRNTSLPMRLFMRAESFNHYFGHGAPNGSGCFALTEEGRHRWGRFPDIMADDAFVHGHFKQFEAITVREAVATVMPPRDIKAMIKVQGRVRRGIYELFQHYPELTDNHESQVASSLVRMLIRPWEWPSLAIYAFVKIRERQLAKAAIKSGQKIWIRDNTTREQF